The sequence below is a genomic window from Callithrix jacchus isolate 240 chromosome 16, calJac240_pri, whole genome shotgun sequence.
cgaaaccagcctggctaacatgatgaaaccctgcctctactaaaaataacaagaaaattggccaggcatgatgggatatgcctgtaatgccagctactcgggaagctgaggcatgagaatcgcttgagtctgggaggcagacgttgcagtgagccgagagtgcaccactgcaccccagcctggatgacacagcaagactctgtctacaaaaataaaaagaaaagaaaagggacttttttttttcttttgagacagagtttcgctcttgttacccaggctggagtgcaatggcgcgatcttggctcaccgcaacctccgcctcctgggttcaggcaagtctcctgcctcagcctcctgagtagctgggattacaggcatgcgccaccatgcccagctaattttttgtatttttagtagagacgaggtttcaccatgttgaccaggatggtctcgatctgttgaccttgtgatccagcgccttggcctcccaaagtgctgggattacaggcttgagccaccacgcccggccaaaaaggGACATTTTCAAATGCAGAATGTCTATTAATCTTAACAGAATATCATTTAATACACTTAAATAAATCCTAATCTAATAAGCAAACAGGTGACTATACTCCTAATACTTGGAATCAAGCATTTGATTAACTATCAATTTTACACATGTGTGTCTCCTGGTAGGTCCTGAACAATGGGGCAAGCTGTACCCCATTGCTAATGGAAATAACCAGTTCCCGATTGATATTAAAACCAGCGAAGCCAAACATGACACCtctctgaaacctctgtctcctacaAACCAGCCACAGCCAAAGAAATTATCAATGTGGGACATTCCTTCCATGTAAATTTTGAAGACAACGATAACCAATTAGGTGAGCTGAAAGACCTTCTGATATCCTTTTCCTTAAAGTGTACtggggaaattttttaaatagtgctTAAGAAACATGACACCCATCCTAAGTCCTTTGAGCTTGTTTGTAGCATTGCTATAGTCTACTGAGGCATCTTGGACTTCCAGAAAACGCCCAAAGGATAAAGACAATTTTTGGAACTCCCAGCTCtgtattttcagtctttcttttcaAAGTCACCATCACATCTCTTCTGGCCATTCCAGTATCTGCATGTTTACTTCACTCTCTCTGAATAAACAGTATTTATCCAGAAAAGTTCAGTAAAACAGTCATTCaaatatagcaaatatttttaattgggaTAAGGATGAATGAGCAcagtagaaaagagaaacaaatgccgggtgcggtggctcatgcctgtaatcccagcactttaggaggctgaggagcgcggattgcttgaggcaggagttcaagaccagcctggccaacatggtgaaaccccgtctctactaaaaacacacaaaaattatctgggcattgtggcgtgtgcctttaatcccagctactcaggaggctgagacaggagaattgcttgaacccgggagttgcaggttgcagtgagctgagatcatgccactgagctccagcctgggcaatagagctagactccatctcaaaaaagaaaaaaggaaaacaaagcagtgACTGGATTATCCTTATATTCCAGAATCTGGGACAATTTTGCTATGGAATTAGCTTTTCATGAAGGTTTATTGAATACTTTATTAAATGACAATTCCATAAAACAGTTCAACTGATTTAAAATGCTAAACTTGTTTATGAGTTTCTGAGGCCTAAATTTTAGGCACCTTGGGGCTATGTTCATTATTAATATTAGATTAGGTCTGGTAGTATATGCATTTAACTAATATTATCATCGGATAGGTTCTCCAGACAAAGTTTTCAAAGTGGCCCACTGCCCCACTGGTACTCTCTCTTGGTCCCTGGCCAGGGATTCTCATCAAAGCTGTCAAGATACACTGTTATGTCTTCATCAGTTACAGAGTAGGTGAAGAATGGCTCATTACTCAAAATCAACTACTAAAGATTTTTGATGCATACTGtctttgttgaaagaatgaaggaataaaCTTGCAAATTAAAGGAGACGCAAGGACAGCCCATAATGATATCATTCACCCACTTTGCAATATGCCTTCTTGGAGTCAGAAATAGGTAAAATTACAGCTCTTGTGCTGGGAAATGTATATAACTCATGGAATATTTCATCAATGCCATAGTCAGGGGTGCACCATACATATGACTGTCAACCTCATGGATGTGGGGGGTGGGAACCAAGATGAAAGGTACTAATGTTTGGTTTCACTTCTACTCAACACAGTTTAGTGTTGGTTTCTATTAAATGCAAAGATAAGCTAGAGCTTGTGGAGCAAAAGGCTAACAATAGGTTCCCTTTATTTTTCCAGTGGTGAAAGGTGGTCCTCTCTCTAACAGCTATAGGCTCCACCAGTTACATTTTCACAGGGACAGTAAAAATGAGTATGGTTCAGAACACACGGTGGATGGATTCAAATATTCTGGTGAGGTAATGTAATTTAGTAAGTGAAAGATAATTACCCTGAAAGGGGGGAAGGtcagaagagagggagaaagggagggagagaggaaaaaagggagaagagagattAAATAAGTGATATGGATAGAATTGTTTTGGTTTATGATGGTTACTTTATATTGCATAAtcagaaaagaattatttaaggAGTGGCATTTGAGTTCAATCCTAATTCAAGACAAAAGTCTACCACTGGGAATCATGAGGAAGGAAATTCCAGAGAAAATTAGAAGCTAATGCACAGGCTCAAAGTTGTGAACATGTGGAGAGGTATAATCTATAAGATGTGAATGTTGATCAGTCAGCAAAGTAAGAAATGAATGACAATTGTTGTACTTATTGATTGAGCAATTTACAAGCCTTATCCTAAGAAGGTAAAATTAAGAAAGTTTGGCAAGAAGGAAATCTAGTCTTCTATTTTGACCATATTAAGTTTGAGACATCTATTAGACATCCATGTAGAAATATCAAGAACACATACATACAGACTTGGATGTACAAATCTAGAGTTCACAGGGACATCAGACTGAAGATATTCGTTTGAGAGGTGTCTAGAAAGGACACGAATGTGCCTGAAAGAATCTATTCTTGGCCAAGACTCCCAGGTACTCCAGGAACCCTTTCTCATAAATTTACTATAAAATACCTCATGTGAGAGAAAATTActtcaatttttttcccaaaatctAGTTAGTCATATTTTCTGATCTTTTCATAACAAAGAGAGATACTTCTAAaggatattaaataaaaatagcgTAGGAAAAGAAATTTTGCTTACCGGTTCCAGGTTTTGCAATCTCTGCTTGTCACACAGATAACCCTtcctaagagtgagaacataaCTCTTCTAGCCCATTGGAGAAAGGTTCACATAAGTTTTATCTGTCTAAGCCAAGATACATCATCATATGGTAACAGGTTAACTTATAATTTATCTTTTGTCTTCACACTGGTATAAACAATTAATTAACCATAGTATCATTTTTAGCTTCACATAGTTCACTGGAATCCTGCAAAGTACTCCAGCCTTGCTGAAGCTATCTCAGAGGCTGATGCTTTGGCAGTTATTGGTGTTTTGCTGAAGGTGGGTTACAGACAGTTACACAGCTCTTCTTCCACTGTCTTACCAATCAGACTTCAAAATAGGAGGAATTAAGGCaacatatattttagaatttcttaTTGGAAAGTCCCCATTCAATGACTACAAGTGAACAAACAGTGCCTAGTACTTTATTGCTTGGTTTTATCTCTGGTTTTCCcttttaaagagagaaatgagTTTCAGGTGGAAGTGAAACAGAAAGGTATTCACAGGgaaaaaggaatttctattttccAGCTCTTCCAAATTCCCTTTCCTCTAAACATCCTACATTATAGATTCTGAAATTTATTGATTTACTATCTCATCAGtgaagaaatattattaaatgttaATAAGAAAACCTGAAACCATAGAtacagaaatttatcaatttaaaatcTCATTAGGAAAGAAGTAttaagagatttattttcctaCAAAGAACgttccattgatttttttaacgGCAAATGTTGCTCCAATTTTCTATAGAAGCATTCCTTAAAAGTTCTACAAAAAACTTATTATTAAATTGGGTATGCCTGGGTAACTAAGTAACTCTTGAAATTATAGCATTTCTACTTAATCTTTACTGAGCAGTTACTACATGCCAAATACTGGAGTAATGTTAACTAATTCAACAGACCAAAAGTAAGAGATTGTTTTTTGTCTCGCAGTTTTGctaaatttctatattttgccCTGTATAACTTTGAAGATATTGCTAATAATTAAGCTTAAATCAAGCTTTTGTTTGCTACTTTATCTGAAGGTAtctattataaacatttatagagtacAAAGGCCCTCAAAGACATACAGCTTGAAAAAATTCCCCTTCTAAAGCAGAGAGAATATACCTTACCTCTTGTCAGTGCTTaactgaaaaacattaaaaacttagccaagcagTGTTCCACTGATAATAATCTTtatctcccacttttttttttttaaatctccacgTTGGTGAGGCAAACCCAAAGCTGCAGAAAGTACTTGATGCCCTCCATGCAATTAAAACCAAGGTAAATACAATCACAGAACAAGAATTTATGGATCTAtggaaattatttaataaagtatTGGAAGGGGAAGTGGGAAGCCCATAGCAAAAGCTACCACCTGAAAATTAAGGTGCTTCTTCAATATTGCCTGCCTCTGAGAAAGTCTCGAATGCAGGGaattgtttgggttttttgtttttagtagttaTGGTTTATTTCAGCAGGATATGgtcttcagaaaaacaaattacataGCCATTTAAATTTCCTTGAAAAATTGTATCTAACTAAATTGTGATTTTCCATTTGATAAATAAAGATATCTCTATTTTTTTAGCAGTACAAAAATTCAGAAGTAAAGGCTATTCTTTTGAGACACGATTGATATACAATCTTTTATAACCATAATTTCTATTTGTCAactcaaaaaaattgttttatatacacaACCTTAGCTTTACTGTTTTAATGGTAAGTAGTCAAGCCATAAATCAGAGATTTGTCATTTTTTGCAATGTGGAGAACTgtcatatttttatgtaaaataaatctgATTTATGCTGATTCTAGAAAAGATTAAACTTAAATGAGTGTCTTAAAAGgtacaaatgataaaaaaataagcCCTCAACTCAAGAGTTATCAAACataacatatgaaaagaaaatagaagaaaataattagtgaagctaaaagcagaaaagaataaaataagaaagaaaaatgatgcctaggtgtggtggctcatatctgtaatcccaacactttggcaggccaagactggcggattgcttgaggtcaggagttcaagacgagcctggccaatatcgtgcaaccctgtctctactaaaaatacaataaattagctgagcatggtggctcatgtctgcagtcctagctactcaggaggctgaggcaggagagtcacttgaacccaggaggcggaggttacagtgagctgaaatcataccactgcactccagcctgggtgacaagttaaactctatctcaaataaataaataaataaatgagagaaataagTAAAGGGTAAAATTTTTATCAATAAATTGAAAAGTTGATTCTTTGGAAGAACAATGAAAAAGGCAGACTTTGGGGAAGttggataaagagaaaaaaagccatacatttaaaatattattcaaaataaataggTTGTAactaaagatataaaagaaaattttaagagacAATATTCTTTATAACATTATAcaagtaaatttgaaaatttagataaaatagataattttcCAAGAAAATATGAAGTAAGGGAATTGACTCAAAATGAGTTAGAATACCAAAATAGACTGAGAacctaaaagtaaatttaaatgatACTCAAAATGTATCTATTAAAAGAAAAGACCAGGCCCAGACCATTTCACAGAAAATGGTTACTCGACGTTTAAGGCACAGACATGCCAGTGTTAACTAAACCGCCCAGATGAAGGAACAGATAGAAAACTTCCCATCAATTTAATGGaatctgataccaaaactgggtatgaaaactataaaacaaacaaaacaaaaatgtaggaTAATCCTTCTTAGGAATGTAGCtaaagaaaatcctaaaatcTACTATAACAAATCAAATTCAACAGTGTATTAAAAGAGTAGTTCTGAACTAGTAGAGTTTAATCTCAAAAATGCAAGAGTGATTCAATATTAGAAAATCTTAATGTAATTCACTATATTAACAAAGTAAAGATGAAGAAAACCTCATGATCAACTTGTTAGATGCTTAAAAACCATTTGATAAGTTAATGCCCTTTCTttaggagaaaacaaaatgaaagaaaactgtccgaaaatttcttgaatttgaTAAAGAATCTTACCTAGAAACTAGTATCAACATTTAATGTCATAGTGAACACTTCAAGCACTTTCATTTCAATCAAGGACAAGACCAAGGTGCCACTGTGACCATCAcaattgaaaattataataagagtCCTAATCAGTGcaacaaaataatgaaagagtACATATTATAATAGAtattcaaaaagcaaaaaggaaactaTAATTATGTGCAGATATTATCATTAACATCTACCTGAAAACTTCAAAAgaatcataaaaaatacagaatgcataAAAGATTAACATACAAATATCAGTACATTTcctatacacacataaatatcaGTACATTTCCTATACATCAATactaatcagaaaaaataatgtaaataaatagaataaaactaaaacatgACCAATATGCATGTCAATAAAGATCTTTGCCACTAAAATAGAATCTGACATCAttcctagagaaaaaaataaaagctttatacTAGAAATCAAAtatcttttaaagatatatatatatgctaaaaTACTTTTTTGAAGCTTTGCTTATCTGCAACCAGATGaagaatatgtaatgatcaaaaaCTTACATGTAgcacatttttcatcttttttcttctgttgataTTATTGTTTGTATCCACAAACACATCAGTCATGAAATACTAAATAGTAGAAAAATCAATGACTCTTAACTAAAATCTCTAAATAATGTATAACAAGATAATAtagcatgtgtgagtgtgtgtgtgtgtgtcacatatattcatataagcattttatattatgCTGTAATTATGTATACTTTTCTTCCAGGGCAAACAAGCCCCATTCACAAATTTTGACCCATCTACTCTTCCTTCATCCCTGAATTTCTGGACCTACTCTGGCTCTCTGACACATCCTCCTCTTTATGAGAGTGTAACCTGGATCATCTGTAAAGAGAGCATCAGTGTCAGCTCAGAACAGGTAGAGTATCAAAGGCGAATGAATGGGAACTCGTTATGTGTGGCAGGACTATTACTTTAATTGATAATATCAGTGAGAGAGATAATTATTTCAACTAGCTTTGTGAGTTCATTTTTCCTcccaacttaaaaatattaattttgaagcATGGGCCTACTAAACTATCCAAAAAGTGAATTATAATACTTTTTTTGcctctatgagaaaaaaaatgagattcagaACTCTCACTATTCTTTTCTCCTTAATAAGGAAAAGTCCGACCTTGTTAAATATCTTCTTAAATGTTTcacaaataaaggaaaaactgTGACTGGACATTTCAATAAGACTTTGGGGAATCGTGGCTCTCAGTTGGCATACCTCGATAGTTGGCAaaagatttgttatttttgtggagcttaaacttttaaatattcaacaaaatatcTCATTAACTGTTGTTTATAATAGTGATTACAATACGTATCATTGATTGGTCAATACATTTATTAGGTGCCTTACATATGTTTTCGTAGATAAATTTCATAACAAACCTACAGGACAAGCATTGTAGCCTGTTGctaactgacatttattgagcacatgctATATGTCAAGCATCATTCTAAGGGCTTTGCCTGTATTAAGCCAATTAATCTCACAACAACACAGTGCAGTAAGTACTATATGGAAACTAAGGTACCAAGCTAATAAGTCACTCACCCAACATAGTTGGTAAGAAAGTTGATACTTTAACCCAGTCATCAACAATTTAAGCAAACTGATTGGTTCAAAGGAATGAATCTAAAGGATTTggggctttttcttttcctattagtGATGTCATAGCAATTTCTAACTCAGTTTTCTAAATATCGAGCATTAGTGTActctaaataaaatgctttatctaactttaaaacttttgacttttgaaatattttatcctTCCAGCTGGAACAATTCCGTGCTCTTCTATCAAATGTTGAAGGAGATAACCCTGTCCCCATTCAGCACAACTACCCAACCCAACCTGTGAAGGGCAGAACAGTGAGAGCTTCATTCTGATGAGTCAGAGAAAAAACTTGTCCTTCCTCAAGAACACAGCCCTGCTTCTGACATAAtccagtaaaataataattttttaagaaataaatttatttccataTTAGCAAGGCAGCATGCCTTCAAATCAatctataaaactaaaaaacttaAGTTTTAGTTCTTACTGCTTAATTCAAATAATAATCAGTAAGCTAGAAAATAGTAATCTGTAAGCATAAGCTTATGCTTAAATTCAAGTTTAGTTTGTGGAATTCTTTAAAATTACAACTAAGtgatttgtatgtctttttttttttcagttgatttgaaccaataaaataattttatctttttcttcctattGTGCATTCAGTTTCTGAAACCATTAAGTTTCTACtccatgtacatttaaaaatcttaaatactTCACTTGCAAGAGTATTTTCCTCAAATGTAACATCCTAAG
It includes:
- the CA1 gene encoding LOW QUALITY PROTEIN: carbonic anhydrase 1 (The sequence of the model RefSeq protein was modified relative to this genomic sequence to represent the inferred CDS: inserted 1 base in 1 codon): MASPDWGYDGKNGPEQWGKLYPIANGNNQFPIDIKTSEAKHDTSLKPXVSYKPATAKEIINVGHSFHVNFEDNDNQLVVKGGPLSNSYRLHQLHFHRDSKNEYGSEHTVDGFKYSGELHIVHWNPAKYSSLAEAISEADALAVIGVLLKVGEANPKLQKVLDALHAIKTKGKQAPFTNFDPSTLPSSLNFWTYSGSLTHPPLYESVTWIICKESISVSSEQLEQFRALLSNVEGDNPVPIQHNYPTQPVKGRTVRASF